In Thermoproteales archaeon, the sequence ACGAAATATCATGCGATGCTACAATACAAGATGCATGCAAGAAAATTATAGAATAAGATACCGATACATTGGTTATTGTTAAAGATGAAAATTACTAGGATATATTTCTTCAAGAGAAATTGTAGAGTTTATTGAAAACAATCAGATATACGATTTTGCCTTTAGTGGCGATATTAGGGATGCACTATCTGCAAACGTATTTGAGATAATGAAAAATGTAACTGAAACCTTATCTTTAGGCTTGAATCTTAAAGAAGTCTTTTCTAATCTTCGAAAAGAAAAATCAAGAAAGTTCTTTGTTTTCGAGAATGACAAACCGATATGAATTTTAGGGGAGAAAGACCTGTTGCAGGGCATAAGAGACTATTTATAAACTTTCTAAAATTTTTTCAGCTTCCTCAATACTTATTCCCTTTATAAAAACTTTTTTTGTTCTGCTCCGATAACCGTATACTATTTGGATTTTTGAGCTGGAAGTATTAAATAATTTACTTAATTTCCTGATCAGTGCAGCATTTGCTCTACCTCTTACCGGCGGCTCTGTAGTATAGAAAACTAATTCTCCATCTTCTATTATCAACTTATCCTCTCTACTTTCAGGTTTAACGTATATTGTTATGCAAATACCATCCTTCATCTCTTCTACAATTCTTCTATAATGCGAGCTCACGCTTCTCCACCTCTTCGATTTTCTTTGGTATCTTGATTCTAGCCCTCCTAGCTAGTTCTCTTATTAAATCATTCTTGCATATAATTCCAATCACTTTTCCACTTGGAGATTTTACAGGTATTCCATCAACATCATACTCTAACATGAGCTGCATCGCTTTCCTAATGCTATCCATTGATAAAACATATACATTTAAAACTTCCATAGCGTCCTCGGCAAGTAATGGCGTAATTTTAACATAACGAGCGAATTTCCTCCCTGCAGCAACTATACGTCTAACCCATATCAATTTTCTACTCCTAATTCCCTTTTTAGCGTCTTCCAATGCAACAAATGGTAGCTTTGACTCAGATATTACTCCATAAATCGTGCCTTTATCCGCTACAGCTAAGGCGTCAAGATAGTATGCTCTCATTTTTCTAACAGCGTGAGCTAGCGAATGATGAGGATGAACAATTCCTAATCCTGCAGGTGTCATTAAATGTTCAACCCGCAAATCTTCCGGTATGATATCTACAAATGCTTTGACAAGATCATCCTTTGTTACGAACCCTTCGATATTCCCATTCTTTTCCACTATGACTACATAAACATCGTTAACTATCATTTCCCTAGCTATTTCTTCAATAGTAGCATTTTGTTCCACCTTTGGAATGTCCGTTTTTATGATTTCATAGATAAATTCCTTTTCTCTCGGTCTACGACGCCATATTGGACCTTTCAATCCTAAAGCATTTAGTAGCTCCTTTTTAGTTACTACACCAATTATCTCGTCCTCATCGCTTACAACTATTACATAGTTAACTTTTTTAGATAACATCGTATTTACAACCGTTTCAACGGTATCGCCTATTCTAACTACTGGCAATTCTTTACGTAAAACTTTACCTGCCATGAGTCCCGTAATCTTTGAAGGTTCTTCTCTGGCTAGAAGAACTTGCTGTATTTGCTGTTCCGTCGAAACGTAGATTGGCGATTCTTCGGCCGAAACCATTAACGGCGCAGGCGCTACTTTTATCTTAACTCTCTCAGGCTTCCTGCCCTCTAAATATGCTCTAAGAACATCATACTGCGTGACTACGCCCACAATTTTTTCTTTTTCATCAATTACAGGAACTAGTGAAAAATCATGTTTTATCATATAGTCAGCTATTATTTCAATCGGCGTATCCTCATACGCTACAATAACCCCTCGCGTCATTACAGTTTTTACCCTAGTAAGCGCTCTAGGTTTTTCCGATTCTCTATGAAAATACCATTTTCCGCTATCGATCATATCTTTTGGCGTTATAATTCCTACTGGTTTTTTGTTCTTAAAATCGCTAACCACTATAATTCCATGCGCGCCTTTATGCACGAAAAGTCTCCAAGCTTTCGTTATTCGAGAGTTCTGGGAAAGTAAAGGCACTCCCCTTATGGTCATAACTTCTCCAGCAGCTTGTGCCCTTGGAATGTATCCTGCGGCTTTTAATCCAGCTATTATATCCCTTAACGTTACAATCCCAAGTATTTGTCTGGTAGCAAGAGATTTAACAACAGGTATAGCGTCCACATTAGATTTGCTCATTATATTAAAAGCTTCTCTTATATCCATATCAGGTAGTAGAACTGGTTCTTCGCGTAAAACTTCACGCACTGTTAAATTTGACCGCGCGGATGTTACTGTTAAAACGTCTCTTCTCAAAATGTATCCTTCAAGCTTCTCAGATGCAAAGTTTTTAACGATTACTAGAATTCTTGTGTCATGCTTCCTGAATATAGCCCTAGCTTCCGTTATCAGCGTGTTAAGTCGTACTTTATGATAGTTTATCGACATTACTTCCCATACTTTCATTCTCCCACCTCTCGCTATAAAGAGATTTTCTAATTCCTTAATTTTTGATAGATAACGCCATAATATAAACTTAAACGAAGATATTCCAATTTGATGCTTAAAGCTTAATTGACAGTTGGCCGGTTATTGAAGTTAATAGAAAACTACTTTAGTTCTATAACTAATAAAGGCTAAATCAGGATACGCATCTTTTACTCTGAGAAATAAGACCGTGTCTTCCAAATCTATAGGGATAAGCCCTCCAGCTTTTACAGGAGTAAAGAGAACAGAGTTTCTTAATTGACTTAAAAGAGATGAAGTAATTTTAATTCTACGAGGAAGAATAATTTCAACATACATGGCTTCTTTAAGCTTTGTTTTTCTCACGGAAACAACGCAATCTCCACTAGAGCTTAAACAATTATATAATTTGGAGTTTACCGCTATTACACTTTCCGAGCTTTCAGTAACCCATAAAACCAGTTCATTTTTCCCATTTAATATCAGTGCGTCGCCGTTTTTTACACCCAGAGCTGCCATAGTTTTCTTGTCCATAAAGATACTATGGAGTGGAATAGCATCTCTATGATGCTTTAATAATAAATACTTCCTCTTTCCGCCATTTGCCATGACATAAATCTTAACAAATATTTGCTTAAAAGGTTAACCTTGTTTAAATATCTATAACTCCTTCCTCTGCTATCATAAATACAGTTTCTTTTTCAGCATGCTTTGGCGAGTCTATTATTCTAGCTATTCTTTTCCCTTCTTTACTCTTTTTTATCCATATTCTATAGGTGCAACCGTGAGCAACTATATTCCCTCCAACGGGCTTTAGCGGGTTTCCGAAAAATACGTCTGGGCTTGCCACTACGTGATTTGTTACAACAACGGCTATATCGTAAATGCTGGCAATGCGCATGAGCTGACTTAGGTGTCTATTAAGTTTTTGCTGTCTCATAGCAAGGTTTTCTCTACCTGGATATTCGGATCTAAAATGAGCAACTAAGCTATCAACAACAAGTAATCTTACGTTTTCCTTCTCTAGTATTTTTTTAGCTTTATCAACTAGCAACATTTGATGATCTGAGTTGTATACTCGCGCATATATGATATTCTCTAAAACTGTTTCCGGGTCTAATCCTCTATATTTAGCCATTTGCACGATCCTTTCCGGTCTGAAAGTGCCTTCAGTATCTAGGTACATTGCTTTCGCATTTAGACCTCCTTTTTCTTCGGGGAGTTGCACCATCATGCTAAGCTGATGTGCTATTTGGGTTTTACCGGCACCAAATTCGCCTATAAACTCTGTAATAGCTTTAGTCTCTATACCTCCTTCAAGCAGTTCATCCAACGCTTTTACTCCAGTACTAATATATGAAATGTTCTTCCTCTCTTCATAATATTCTTTTGCCGTTATGAAATATCTGCCTCCACCAAGCATCTTTTGAGCTTCCATTATTATATTCCTAGCTCTATCTACCGACCCAACAACCATCGCCAACTCATGCGAAGAAGCATATGCAATATCTCTAAGCGAGTAGTATCCAGCATTTCTTAACTTTTCTGCTGTTATTTTACCGACACCACTAATATCTTCTAGATCATAGGATACAGTGCCAATTTCTTCTTTATCAACTTCTATCTCATCCAACATCGTATCATAGTCTTCCTTAATAGATGATTTAGATGAAGCTTTACCTTTTTTAGGCATTATACTCTCCTCACAAACACCTATACTGTAATACATTACGATATATTTTTAAGTTTTTCGTACAGAGCAACGCCTTGCCGTAATTACATAATTATATATGCTCGAAATAAATCTACTAAGGGTTAAGCATGTTTTTGTCAAGAGAAGAGGAATTGATGCTAGATGGTGAATTTGGAGAAGCAGTTGAGTTAGCAGCCCGTGTAGTTGTTAAGGTAGCAGAAGTTTTGGGCGCTTCACGTTTAATGCCTATAAAAAGTGCTCACATTTCGGGAATATCCTATAAGAACATAGGTGACGCAGGTCTTGAGTTTCTAAAAGAGCTTACTGAGAAAAATGCTCATTTCAGAGTTCCTACAACTATAAATCCCGCAGGTTTTGATTTTAATAAATGGAAAAAAATGAAAATTGATGATAAATTTTTTATTAAGCAGTGCGAAATTGTCAACTCTTTCTCTAAGATGGGGGCACGTATAACTTTATCTTGCATCCCATATACTTTCAATAAACCTGCTTTCGGCGATCACATCGCATGGAGTGAAAGTAATGCAGTATTGTATGCAAATAGTATAATAGGTGCTAGAACAAACAGAGAGGGCGGTCCTCTAGCAATTTTCGAAGCAATTATTGGCCGAGCGCCTTACATGGGTTTACATTTAACAGTGAACAGGCAGCCAAATATTTATGTAGATTTTACCGAGGTTGTCAAGGTTGGTTTCTCGCCTTCACTACTTGGATATACTTTAGGCGTCTTAGTTAAGAACGGCGTTCCTTTCGTCAAACCTACATCATTTCTCACAAACATTGAAGACATAAAATTGTTCCTAGCAGCGGTTGGAGCTTCTAGTTCAATAGCGATGGTCCTACTTGATAAGTATTCGCCTGAGGCAAAGCTAAATCGGTGCAAATTAGAAACATTGGAGAAAATAACAGTTTCTATTAGTGATGTTGAAATGTCAAAAGAGAAAATTTCGAAAGCATTAGATAATATAGATGCTTTTCTGATAGGCTGTCCACATTTATCTTGTGATGAAATAAGAAAAATATATCTTTTCTTAGAAAATAGAAGAATTATAAGGCGGTTAATACTCTTCACCTCAAGAGATATTATCGAGAAAAATAAGTCTATGTTAGAAAGACTTGAAAAGAGCGGAGTAGAAATATACGCGGATACTTGCATGGTTGTTTCAGAAATAGCAAATTTAGGATTAAAGAATGTAGCAGTTGATTCGGCGAAAGCAGCATATTATCTAACTTCCCAAGGTTATAACGTTTCTCTTTTAAATCGTAAAGATATTCTAGAAAGCGTTTCTGGTGATTATCCGTGAAATTCATAAAAGTTCGCGCGATAGTAGAGGGTTACGCTGAGGGACCCGCTTTAATATCTAAAGAACCAATATCATTTTACGGCGGCATAGACCCTAGGACGGGGGTAATTAGAGAGAAGGGGCATCCCCTAGAAGGCAAAACGGTAAAGAATACTATTTTGATTTTCCCTTATGGCAAAGGAAGCACAGTAGGTTCCTACGTCTTATTATCTCTAGCTAAACATGGAGTAGCTCCCAAGGCTATAGTAAACCTGGAAAGTGAACCCATCATAGTTATAGGCTGTTTGCTCGCCAAAATTCCATTAGTTGATAAACCACAAGAAGATGTTTTTAAAATATTAAATGATAATGAAAATGTTAAGGTTATAGCAAATAAAGAAAATGCCTATATATGTATAGAAGAGAGGTAATAGACGTGATAAGCAAAGAGGAGGAGATGGAAAAAATAAAAAATGAAATACTAAACTGTAAAAAGTGTCCACTGCACTTATCTAGAACTAATGCCGTCCCAGGAGAAGGCAGTATTAACTCGCTCATAATGTTTATAGGCGAAGCTCCCGGTAGAAACGAGGACGTTGAAGGTAGACCTTTTGTTGGCGCCGCTGGAAAACTGTTAACAAGTCTGCTCGAAGATATAGGTTTAGATAGAAAAGAAGTTTACATAACAAACGTGGTAAAGTGTAGACCTCCTAATAACAGAGACCCGACTCAATTAGAGATCAAAACTTGTTCTCCTTACTTGGATAGGCAAATACTCCTCATAAGGCCTAAAATAATAGTTACTCTTGGCAGGCATAGCACAAAATATTTGCTTGAAAAAAATGGTATAACCTTTACATCGATTTTAAGAATTCATGGAGCGTCATTTAATCTCCGATTAGATACTTTTAATTTCCTCATGATTCCCACGTTACATCCTGCAGCTGCTCTCTACAATCCAAAATTAATCAATATTTTAAAGAATGATTTCAATAAAATAAAAAATAAGCTAGAAGAAATTACAGGTCAAAGAGAGAAAGTTGGTCTAGAAAAATTCTTTTAGCTAGTTAGGGGATAAGTATGCCAGTTAAAGACTACATGGTTAAAAAGGTTATTACTATAAATAAAGATTTGCCGCTACCTTCTGCTTTAGATATTTTATTTGAGTATAATATTAGCCATTTGGTACTTGTGGATGCCTATAGAAGATTAGTTGGAATTGTCTCCGAGAAGGATATACTTGCTAAATTAGCTACAGAAAGAACATGGAACGTTGATCTGGGAAAATTGCATATTTCATCGTTTGTAAAATCCGAGCCACTTTTTATAAAAGAGAAAGAAAGCGTTAGGAGAGCTATAGAGATTTTTATAGACGAGAAAATAGGCATACTTCCTATATTGGACGACAATAAGGCTGTTAGAGGTGTAATAACCAAGCAAGATTTTCTACCATTATTATATGATAACAACAATAGCTTGGAGGATGTTTTAAATCGCAAGCCTATAGTATCTTTCTCATCCGAAAGGTTTCGAGAAATTAGGTTGAAGATTGTAGCAAACAACATTTCGTTTCTCCCAGTAATTGACGAAATAAGTATAAAAGGCGTAATAACCGATATACGCGCAATGCAAGCTCTTACTTCTTTTTACCAGGTAGTATCTTGGAGGTATAGAAGAGAGAGAATTAGAAGACTTTATGTTAACGATATAATGGATCGAAATTTTGAGCGGGTTAGTAC encodes:
- a CDS encoding DUF167 domain-containing protein, translated to MSSHYRRIVEEMKDGICITIYVKPESREDKLIIEDGELVFYTTEPPVRGRANAALIRKLSKLFNTSSSKIQIVYGYRSRTKKVFIKGISIEEAEKILESL
- a CDS encoding CBS domain-containing protein — translated: MKVWEVMSINYHKVRLNTLITEARAIFRKHDTRILVIVKNFASEKLEGYILRRDVLTVTSARSNLTVREVLREEPVLLPDMDIREAFNIMSKSNVDAIPVVKSLATRQILGIVTLRDIIAGLKAAGYIPRAQAAGEVMTIRGVPLLSQNSRITKAWRLFVHKGAHGIIVVSDFKNKKPVGIITPKDMIDSGKWYFHRESEKPRALTRVKTVMTRGVIVAYEDTPIEIIADYMIKHDFSLVPVIDEKEKIVGVVTQYDVLRAYLEGRKPERVKIKVAPAPLMVSAEESPIYVSTEQQIQQVLLAREEPSKITGLMAGKVLRKELPVVRIGDTVETVVNTMLSKKVNYVIVVSDEDEIIGVVTKKELLNALGLKGPIWRRRPREKEFIYEIIKTDIPKVEQNATIEEIAREMIVNDVYVVIVEKNGNIEGFVTKDDLVKAFVDIIPEDLRVEHLMTPAGLGIVHPHHSLAHAVRKMRAYYLDALAVADKGTIYGVISESKLPFVALEDAKKGIRSRKLIWVRRIVAAGRKFARYVKITPLLAEDAMEVLNVYVLSMDSIRKAMQLMLEYDVDGIPVKSPSGKVIGIICKNDLIRELARRARIKIPKKIEEVEKRELAL
- the radA gene encoding DNA repair and recombination protein RadA, translating into MPKKGKASSKSSIKEDYDTMLDEIEVDKEEIGTVSYDLEDISGVGKITAEKLRNAGYYSLRDIAYASSHELAMVVGSVDRARNIIMEAQKMLGGGRYFITAKEYYEERKNISYISTGVKALDELLEGGIETKAITEFIGEFGAGKTQIAHQLSMMVQLPEEKGGLNAKAMYLDTEGTFRPERIVQMAKYRGLDPETVLENIIYARVYNSDHQMLLVDKAKKILEKENVRLLVVDSLVAHFRSEYPGRENLAMRQQKLNRHLSQLMRIASIYDIAVVVTNHVVASPDVFFGNPLKPVGGNIVAHGCTYRIWIKKSKEGKRIARIIDSPKHAEKETVFMIAEEGVIDI
- a CDS encoding aconitase X catalytic domain-containing protein, with amino-acid sequence MFLSREEELMLDGEFGEAVELAARVVVKVAEVLGASRLMPIKSAHISGISYKNIGDAGLEFLKELTEKNAHFRVPTTINPAGFDFNKWKKMKIDDKFFIKQCEIVNSFSKMGARITLSCIPYTFNKPAFGDHIAWSESNAVLYANSIIGARTNREGGPLAIFEAIIGRAPYMGLHLTVNRQPNIYVDFTEVVKVGFSPSLLGYTLGVLVKNGVPFVKPTSFLTNIEDIKLFLAAVGASSSIAMVLLDKYSPEAKLNRCKLETLEKITVSISDVEMSKEKISKALDNIDAFLIGCPHLSCDEIRKIYLFLENRRIIRRLILFTSRDIIEKNKSMLERLEKSGVEIYADTCMVVSEIANLGLKNVAVDSAKAAYYLTSQGYNVSLLNRKDILESVSGDYP
- a CDS encoding DUF126 domain-containing protein; this translates as MKFIKVRAIVEGYAEGPALISKEPISFYGGIDPRTGVIREKGHPLEGKTVKNTILIFPYGKGSTVGSYVLLSLAKHGVAPKAIVNLESEPIIVIGCLLAKIPLVDKPQEDVFKILNDNENVKVIANKENAYICIEER
- a CDS encoding uracil-DNA glycosylase, whose amino-acid sequence is MYRREVIDVISKEEEMEKIKNEILNCKKCPLHLSRTNAVPGEGSINSLIMFIGEAPGRNEDVEGRPFVGAAGKLLTSLLEDIGLDRKEVYITNVVKCRPPNNRDPTQLEIKTCSPYLDRQILLIRPKIIVTLGRHSTKYLLEKNGITFTSILRIHGASFNLRLDTFNFLMIPTLHPAAALYNPKLINILKNDFNKIKNKLEEITGQREKVGLEKFF
- a CDS encoding CBS domain-containing protein, which translates into the protein MPVKDYMVKKVITINKDLPLPSALDILFEYNISHLVLVDAYRRLVGIVSEKDILAKLATERTWNVDLGKLHISSFVKSEPLFIKEKESVRRAIEIFIDEKIGILPILDDNKAVRGVITKQDFLPLLYDNNNSLEDVLNRKPIVSFSSERFREIRLKIVANNISFLPVIDEISIKGVITDIRAMQALTSFYQVVSWRYRRERIRRLYVNDIMDRNFERVSTDMDIASLARLFYEKKLKGIIVVHDDAFIGLITKTDLLKTLV